In Rhizobium sp. ARZ01, a genomic segment contains:
- a CDS encoding beta-galactosidase — translation MHMPLTKPNHFNADEQAADMLELGVCYYPEQWPRAKWEEDARRMVELGLAWVRIGEFAWAHIEPRPGEFHWEWMDEAIEVLGLAGLKVILGTPTAAPPKWLVDRHPDILPVDAKGVVRKFGARRHYCFSSRRYRVESARIVEAMAGRYGNNPFVHVWQTDNEYGDHDTIYSYSDEAQRAFREWLAARYGTVEELNRAWGTSFWAMHYNSFGEVDLPYNLVEEPSPTHLVDFMRFSSDQVVSFNKAQVDIIRRHAPGRPVTHNFMNQNTDFDHYKVGDDIDIASWDVYPMGGLINGRLSAEDKARYLRVGDPDQTAFHHDLYRAVGRGRVWVMEQQPGPVNWATHNQSPADGMVRLWTWLAYAHGVDMVSYFRWRQAPFAQEQFHAGLLLPNSAEDQGYLEVAQVAAEMKRLPKGELRGRAQVAIVLDYESRFATRALPQGRGYLASAIALDWYCAVSRLGVDVDFIGQHSDLNGYKLVLAPDLVIADPAFVTRLAASGAKAMFGPRSGSKTRDMHIPEGLPPGPLAELLDLCVTRVESLPDFHRETVLYGNTSHRAGAWRETVRTGEKVLATFEGDYRTGSPAMVGNDKARYLATLAQGDFLLKLIGDTLTWAGVETLPDLGDLRIARRGKLNFAFNYGSATASVPAASDATFLVGGRELDPVDVAIWTE, via the coding sequence TTGCACATGCCCCTGACCAAGCCGAACCACTTCAATGCCGACGAGCAGGCCGCCGACATGCTGGAGCTTGGCGTCTGCTACTACCCGGAGCAGTGGCCGCGGGCAAAGTGGGAGGAGGACGCGCGCCGGATGGTCGAACTGGGGCTCGCATGGGTGCGCATCGGCGAATTCGCCTGGGCCCATATCGAACCGCGCCCGGGCGAATTCCACTGGGAATGGATGGACGAGGCGATCGAGGTGCTAGGCCTTGCAGGCTTGAAAGTCATTTTGGGAACGCCGACGGCGGCGCCGCCGAAATGGCTGGTGGATCGCCACCCCGATATCCTGCCGGTCGATGCGAAGGGCGTGGTGCGGAAGTTCGGCGCACGTCGGCACTACTGCTTTTCGAGCCGCCGTTATCGTGTCGAGTCCGCCCGCATCGTCGAGGCGATGGCCGGGCGCTACGGCAACAATCCGTTCGTCCACGTCTGGCAGACGGACAACGAGTATGGCGATCACGACACGATCTACAGCTACTCTGACGAGGCGCAGCGCGCCTTCCGGGAATGGCTTGCAGCCCGCTACGGCACCGTCGAGGAACTCAATCGCGCCTGGGGCACGTCGTTCTGGGCGATGCACTACAATAGCTTCGGGGAAGTGGACCTGCCTTACAATCTCGTCGAGGAGCCGAGCCCGACCCATCTCGTCGATTTCATGCGCTTTTCCTCTGACCAGGTGGTGAGCTTCAATAAGGCCCAGGTCGACATCATCCGCCGGCATGCCCCGGGCCGCCCGGTGACGCACAACTTCATGAACCAAAACACTGACTTCGATCACTACAAGGTCGGCGACGACATCGATATCGCCTCGTGGGACGTCTATCCGATGGGTGGGTTGATCAATGGCCGTCTCAGCGCAGAGGACAAGGCCCGCTATCTTCGCGTCGGAGACCCGGACCAGACGGCCTTCCACCATGACCTCTACCGGGCCGTTGGCCGGGGTCGGGTCTGGGTGATGGAGCAGCAGCCGGGCCCGGTCAACTGGGCGACGCACAACCAATCGCCGGCGGACGGCATGGTGCGGCTATGGACCTGGCTCGCCTATGCGCACGGCGTCGACATGGTCTCCTACTTCCGTTGGCGGCAGGCGCCGTTCGCGCAGGAGCAGTTCCACGCCGGCTTGCTGCTGCCCAACAGCGCGGAGGATCAGGGCTATCTCGAAGTGGCGCAGGTCGCGGCGGAAATGAAGCGTCTGCCGAAGGGGGAGCTCAGGGGCAGGGCGCAAGTTGCCATCGTGCTCGACTATGAATCCCGCTTTGCGACGCGCGCGCTGCCGCAGGGGAGGGGCTATCTGGCGTCCGCGATCGCACTCGACTGGTATTGCGCGGTTTCGCGTCTCGGCGTGGACGTCGACTTTATCGGCCAGCATTCCGATCTCAACGGATACAAGCTGGTGCTTGCGCCCGATCTGGTCATTGCCGATCCTGCCTTCGTGACCCGGCTCGCAGCGTCGGGCGCCAAGGCCATGTTCGGCCCGAGGAGCGGCAGCAAGACGCGCGACATGCACATCCCCGAAGGCCTGCCTCCGGGGCCGCTGGCCGAACTTCTCGATCTGTGCGTGACGCGCGTCGAGTCGCTGCCCGATTTCCATCGCGAGACCGTTCTCTATGGCAATACCAGTCACCGGGCCGGCGCTTGGCGCGAGACCGTCCGGACAGGCGAAAAGGTGCTTGCGACCTTCGAGGGCGACTATCGCACCGGGTCGCCGGCGATGGTCGGCAACGACAAGGCGCGATATCTGGCGACGCTGGCGCAAGGCGATTTCTTGCTGAAACTCATCGGCGACACGCTGACCTGGGCCGGTGTCGAAACTTTGCCGGACCTCGGAGACTTGCGGATCGCCCGGCGTGGCAAGCTAAATTTCGCGTTCAACTACGGCAGCGCGACCGCGAGCGTGCCGGCGGCGTCGGACGCTACTTTTCTCGTCGGCGGAAGAGAGCTCGACCCTGTCGACGTGGCGATCTGGACGGAGTGA